A genome region from Setaria italica strain Yugu1 chromosome III, Setaria_italica_v2.0, whole genome shotgun sequence includes the following:
- the LOC101778231 gene encoding UDP-glycosyltransferase 88A1 codes for MEGKTVVLYPGLGVGHLSPMLELSKGLLRHGGGAVDVAVVLVESPFKDPSFADTVARARASHTSVAFHVLPSPPPASGPSSGDAEHPVVGLIRFLRATNAPLRDLLRSLSSSASRPVRAVVLDMFCAHALDVAADLGLPAYFFFATGAAALAVFLALPGTRAREGKRFADLGDAVLPFAGVPPLRASELPPVLADDGAMCEAALRLASRVPEARGILVNSFEALEPRAVRALRDGLCVPGRPTPPVYCVGPLVSPGGGEKEHECLEWMDAQPDRSVVFLCFGSTGAPPKHQLAEIAAGLESSGQRFLWVVRSPPGAGGSPVPEPADDLDALLPAGFRERTRDRGLVVGSWAPQVDVLRHRATGAFLTHCGWNSTLEGVTAGVPLLCWPLAAEQGLNKVFIVEEMRLGVEMRRTSRAGDVVKAEEVEAKVRWVMEGSDDGARALRDRAAAARDRAAEALADGGTSQAAFLEFLKDLASVNV; via the coding sequence ATGGAGGGAAAGACGGTGGTGCTGTACCCGGGCCTCGGCGTCGGCCACCTCTCGCCGATGCTCGAGCTGTCCAAGGGGCTCctccgccacggcggcggcgcggtcgacGTCGCCGTCGTGCTCGTTGAGTCGCCGTTCAAGGACCCCAGCTTCGCCGACACGGTCGCGCGCGCCAGGGCCTCCCACACGTCCGTCGCCTTCCACGTCCtcccctcgcccccgccggcctccgGTCCCAGCTCCGGCGACGCCGAGCACCCCGTGGTCGGGTTGATCCGGTTCCTCCGCGCCACGAACGCGCCGCTCCGCGACCTCCTGCGCTCGCTGTCGTCCTCGGCGTCGCGCCCCGTCCGCGCGGTCGTGCTCGACATGTTCTGCGCCCACGCGCTCGACGTCGCCGCGGACCTCGGCCTCCCCGCCTACTTCTTCTTCGCCACGGGCGCTGCCGCCCTCGCCGTCTTCCTCGCCCTGCCCGGCACGCGTGCCCGCGAGGGCAAACGCTTCGCGGACCTCGGCGACGCCGTGCTGCCGTTCGCGGGCGTGCCGCCGCTCAGGGCGTCGGAGCTGCCGCCGGTGctcgccgacgacggcgccatGTGCGAGGCCGCCCTCCGCCTGGCCTCCCGGGTGCCGGAGGCCCGCGGGATTCTCGTCAACTCCTTCGAGGCACTCGAGCCGCGTGCCGTGCGCGCGCTCAGGGACGGGCTGTGCGTCCCCGGCCGCCCCACGCCGCCGGTCTACTGCGTCGGGCCGCTCGTctcgcccggcggcggcgagaaggAGCACGAGTGCCTCGAATGGATGGACGCGCAGCCGGACCGCAGCGTCGTGTTCCTCTGCTTCGGGAGCACGGGCGCGCCGCCGAAGCACCAGCTCGCGGAGATCGCCGCCGGCCTGGAGAGCTCCGGGCAGAGGTTCCTCTGGGTCGTGCGCAGccctcccggcgccggcggatcgCCGGTGCCGGAGCCAGCCGACGACCTCGACGCGCTCCTCCCGGCAGGGTTCCGGGAGCGAACCAGGGACAGGGGCCTCGTCGTCGGGTCCTGGGCGCCGCAGGTGGATGTGCTGCGCCACCGCGCGACCGGGGCGTTcctgacgcactgcgggtggaactcgacgcTGGAGGGCGTCACGGCGGGGGTGCCGCTGCTGTGCTGGCCGCTGGCCGCGGAGCAGGGGCTGAACAAGGTGTTCATCGTGGAGGAGATGCGGCTCGGGGTGGAGATGAGGAGGACGAGCCGCGCCGGGGACGTGGTGAAGGCCGAGGAGGTGGAAGCGAAGGTGAGGTGGGTGATGGAGGGCTCCGACGACGGCGCGCGGGCGCTCAGggaccgcgcggcggcggcgagggacaGAGCGGCCGAGGCGCTCGCGGATGGGGGCACGTCGCAGGCGGCTTTTCTTGAGTTCCTCAAGGACTTAGCCTCCGTTAATGTTTGA